The following are from one region of the Aequoribacter fuscus genome:
- a CDS encoding SDR family NAD(P)-dependent oxidoreductase, with protein MASIETIVIVGASGEMGRAFCSDLLARGYRIVAVARSLANLEVMASSTSRLVLCAADISQDSAADSIRGCLDGPVRAVIHAPGVPPAGGIVDAPTDALNMAFNIKVGGFIRLVRAVDRHLTENARLIAIGGHYGFEPTAYAAGPGVANAALVNLVRQYSWLYGERGVTAHMLAPGPADTPRLRAVAQTRADRDGLAIGEVLEQMASESTLKELTSVESIVWGISVLLDPNARAMAGSTLFMDSGRRHGLP; from the coding sequence TTTGCAGCGATTTGCTGGCTCGCGGGTACCGCATTGTGGCGGTCGCGCGCAGCCTTGCAAATCTTGAGGTTATGGCATCCAGCACGAGCCGATTGGTTTTGTGCGCAGCCGATATCAGCCAAGACTCCGCTGCCGATTCGATACGGGGGTGTCTAGACGGCCCTGTTCGAGCGGTGATCCACGCGCCAGGTGTACCGCCAGCGGGTGGTATTGTTGATGCGCCTACCGATGCCTTGAATATGGCATTCAATATCAAGGTGGGTGGATTTATTCGCTTGGTACGGGCCGTGGATAGGCATCTCACCGAAAACGCGCGGTTGATTGCGATTGGAGGTCATTATGGTTTTGAACCCACCGCTTACGCTGCGGGTCCCGGTGTTGCGAATGCAGCGCTGGTGAATTTGGTTCGCCAATATTCCTGGCTGTACGGCGAGCGCGGCGTCACCGCGCATATGCTGGCGCCGGGGCCGGCTGATACTCCGAGATTGCGCGCTGTGGCTCAAACTCGGGCGGATCGGGATGGCCTAGCCATAGGCGAGGTGCTTGAGCAAATGGCCTCGGAGTCAACACTCAAAGAACTCACCTCAGTCGAGAGTATCGTCTGGGGTATTTCGGTACTGCTCGACCCGAATGCCAGAGCGATGGCGGGAAGTACCTTATTTATGGATTCAGGTAGACGTCACGGTCTGCCATAG
- a CDS encoding tautomerase family protein → MPIMQVHLQTSAYSQEQVHHFLERASQVYAEVLESPIERVRIFIHDYPAEFIAVGGKVTSDSGVLAPFFEAFLMEGRPLSQQHAVLERITDVLVECFEADRSLIRGVCNMVSPERWGIAGKPAAAARAAELAARENLNR, encoded by the coding sequence ATGCCTATCATGCAGGTGCATTTGCAGACGAGCGCCTATTCGCAAGAACAAGTTCATCATTTTTTAGAGCGAGCCAGCCAAGTCTACGCTGAGGTCCTCGAGAGTCCGATTGAGCGAGTAAGAATCTTTATTCACGACTATCCCGCGGAATTTATCGCGGTGGGTGGAAAAGTGACCTCTGACTCGGGGGTTCTGGCGCCATTTTTCGAGGCCTTTTTAATGGAAGGGCGTCCACTCTCTCAGCAGCACGCTGTATTGGAGCGAATCACCGATGTATTAGTTGAGTGTTTCGAGGCCGATCGATCTCTGATTCGCGGGGTTTGCAATATGGTGTCACCCGAGCGGTGGGGTATCGCGGGGAAACCAGCAGCGGCAGCTCGAGCAGCCGAACTGGCAGCGCGAGAAAACCTCAATAGATAA
- a CDS encoding sigma-54-dependent Fis family transcriptional regulator, whose amino-acid sequence MNTAVHNDNKKIGYAMSTGSTELNVDEVIPHITFSGAEGKVWLNEQRVMLFSQTALGKFRREVLETLGRERTKAFFLRLGYQLGMLDGELARTSKPNSTLLERFMIGPELHALRGMVLPEVCKLELGEDGEPFYCEVCWNHSYEVEISQVELGILDEPGCWNLAGYASGYTSTLLQKEIIFQEVACRACAHDHCIGVGMEAREWDNYEEIKSYYEKDPVLDELLELQTHVNALKDSLMERDTLAGVVGESKPFKNALKMVTRASDSKVSVLLLGETGVGKEVMARALHRSSDRADKPFIAVNCAAIPPDLIEAELFGVVKGAFTGANASRPGRFERADTGTLFLDEVVELTPRAQASLLRVLQEQEFERVGDNTVRKIDIRLVAATNEDLSDAVAAGRFRSDLYYRLSAFPVRIPSLRERKEDIPLFVDFFLNKYQVLYGKKVRGVSDKGLEMLKAYHWPGNIRELENVMERALILAESGGYISMDLILGPSIGSVVETSHTVDDDGSLTSNDQKTFVNGTKDIAGYMLDNQLGLEDLEKTLLLKALERGGGKVSKAARLAGMTRPAFAYRLKKNGIEV is encoded by the coding sequence GTGAATACAGCAGTCCACAACGACAATAAAAAAATAGGTTATGCGATGTCGACGGGTTCTACAGAGTTAAATGTAGATGAGGTAATCCCCCACATCACCTTCTCGGGGGCTGAGGGAAAAGTTTGGTTAAACGAGCAGCGCGTCATGCTCTTCTCTCAAACGGCTTTGGGTAAATTTCGAAGAGAAGTGCTCGAAACCCTGGGGCGTGAGCGCACCAAAGCGTTTTTTCTTCGTCTTGGTTACCAGCTTGGCATGCTTGACGGTGAACTGGCGCGAACCTCGAAACCCAATTCTACCTTGCTCGAACGTTTTATGATTGGGCCAGAGCTGCATGCGCTACGCGGTATGGTTCTGCCCGAGGTTTGTAAGCTTGAGCTTGGTGAAGACGGTGAACCATTCTACTGCGAGGTGTGCTGGAATCATTCTTATGAGGTCGAAATCAGCCAGGTAGAACTCGGAATCTTAGACGAACCCGGCTGCTGGAATTTGGCGGGCTATGCCAGTGGGTATACATCGACGCTTCTGCAGAAAGAAATCATATTTCAAGAGGTTGCCTGCCGCGCCTGTGCTCACGACCACTGCATTGGCGTGGGAATGGAGGCAAGAGAATGGGACAACTACGAGGAAATTAAGTCCTATTACGAGAAAGACCCGGTTTTAGACGAACTCCTTGAGCTGCAGACACACGTTAACGCCCTCAAGGATTCCTTGATGGAGCGCGATACCCTTGCCGGTGTCGTTGGAGAGTCAAAGCCGTTTAAAAATGCCCTCAAGATGGTGACTCGTGCGTCCGACAGTAAAGTCTCTGTTTTACTGCTCGGTGAGACGGGGGTAGGTAAAGAAGTCATGGCGCGCGCATTGCATCGTTCTTCAGATCGCGCCGACAAGCCCTTTATTGCCGTGAACTGTGCTGCGATTCCGCCGGATCTGATCGAGGCTGAGTTGTTCGGCGTGGTTAAAGGGGCGTTTACCGGAGCAAATGCCTCTCGCCCAGGGCGATTTGAACGCGCTGATACGGGTACTTTGTTCTTAGACGAGGTGGTTGAACTGACACCTCGAGCGCAGGCGAGTCTGTTGCGCGTGCTGCAAGAGCAAGAGTTTGAGCGGGTAGGTGACAATACCGTTCGTAAGATTGATATTCGCCTGGTTGCGGCAACGAACGAAGATCTGAGTGATGCGGTGGCCGCAGGGCGCTTTCGTTCGGACCTGTATTACCGTCTGAGTGCTTTTCCGGTTCGCATTCCTTCTCTGCGCGAGCGTAAAGAGGATATCCCGTTATTCGTTGATTTCTTTCTAAACAAGTATCAGGTGCTTTACGGTAAAAAGGTACGCGGTGTATCGGACAAAGGGCTCGAAATGCTCAAGGCCTACCACTGGCCCGGCAATATCAGAGAGCTCGAGAATGTTATGGAGCGCGCTTTAATTTTGGCCGAGTCTGGTGGCTACATCAGCATGGATCTGATTTTGGGTCCTTCCATTGGTTCGGTGGTCGAGACCAGCCATACAGTGGATGACGATGGCTCCCTCACCAGTAATGATCAGAAAACATTTGTGAATGGCACGAAAGATATTGCCGGCTACATGCTCGATAATCAGCTAGGACTAGAAGATCTTGAAAAGACGCTGTTGTTAAAAGCCTTAGAGCGAGGTGGCGGTAAAGTCTCGAAAGCGGCGCGACTGGCCGGTATGACGCGGCCGGCTTTCGCTTATCGTCTGAAGAAAAACGGGATTGAGGTGTAG
- a CDS encoding glutathione S-transferase family protein, translating to MSLKLYNKPECPFCWKVRLVAAFKGLALELQDIDTQHKPDCFLALNPAGTVPVLDDSGEIVCGSEEIVRHLSAVAPIDRNLDLESNAAWEWHDYANSVLGDGTKQWVFQHRDGSPDDLDEALMARCESNWLASLAFVESKIDEGGWLAGPQPSLADCAVFPRLALGLRYGLPRLDTYPSLRAWYESLARSKVGLRASAWVTPK from the coding sequence GTGAGCCTCAAACTGTATAATAAGCCGGAGTGCCCGTTTTGTTGGAAGGTGCGCTTGGTGGCGGCTTTCAAAGGCTTGGCTCTCGAACTTCAAGATATCGACACGCAACATAAGCCTGATTGCTTTCTTGCCCTGAATCCGGCGGGCACTGTTCCCGTCCTAGACGACTCAGGTGAGATTGTCTGTGGTTCAGAAGAGATTGTTCGTCATTTATCTGCTGTCGCTCCAATTGATCGCAATCTCGATCTAGAGTCAAATGCCGCTTGGGAGTGGCATGACTATGCTAATAGTGTTCTCGGCGACGGGACCAAACAGTGGGTGTTTCAACATCGCGATGGTTCTCCCGACGATTTGGATGAGGCTCTGATGGCGCGCTGTGAATCCAATTGGTTGGCGTCCCTAGCGTTTGTTGAATCGAAAATTGACGAGGGGGGGTGGTTAGCCGGGCCTCAACCCTCACTTGCTGATTGTGCTGTATTTCCCCGATTAGCCCTCGGATTGCGTTACGGATTGCCCCGCTTGGATACATACCCTAGTCTGCGGGCGTGGTACGAATCTTTGGCGCGCTCAAAGGTTGGGTTGCGGGCGTCTGCTTGGGTTACACCTAAATAA